The sequence GCTGCAAAAGGTGATGAACCTGCGCCCGGTGCGCACGTACCCCGACCCGGAAAGTCCCGCGCACACGGTCCACGTCTACGAGATGGGCGAGGGCGGCCCCCATGCCGAGTTGCATGTGGCGGTGCGGCCGGACCTGCCCCCGGCTCATCCCGGCGCGGGCGGTGTCCACCACGTCGCCTTCCGGACGCCCAATGAGGAGCAGTACCACGCCTGGAACGAGCGCCTGAACCAGTTCGGCATCCGCAGCAGCGGCGAGGTGGACCGCCATTACTTCCGCAGCCTGTACTTCCGCGAGCCGAACGGCGTGCTGTTCGAGATTGCCACGGACGGCCCCGGCTTCGGCGTGGACGAGGACATGGCGACGCTGGGCGAGAAGACCATCCTGCCCCCCTTCCTGGAACCGCGCCGCGCGCAGATTCTGGCCGGCCTCAAGCCCATCGACTGAGGACCCACGATGACCAACGGCATTCACCACACCACCGGCATCACCGGGGACGCGCAGGCGAACGTGGACTTCTACGCCGACCTGCTGGGCCTGCGGCTGGTCAAGCGCACGGTCAGCCACAACGACCCCACCACCCTGCACCTGTTCTACGGGGACGCGGCGGGCACGCCCGGCACCCTGCTGTCCTTCTTCGCCTGGCCGGATACCGCCCAGGGACGACGCGGCTCCGGGCAGGCCACCGAAATCGGCCTGACGGTGCCACTGGAAAGTCTGGGCGACTGGGTGCAGCACTTTCTCAGCCGGGGCGTGAACTTCAGCGGGCCGACCCGTGACGGTGACACCAGCCGCCTCACGCTGGAAGACCCTGACGGACTCCCCATCGTCCTCGTCGGTGTCCCGGATGCCCGCGCCGGGCAGACCTGGGAAGGCTCCACTGTCCCCACCGCGATGCAGGTGCGCGGGATACACCACGTCGTCTTCTGGACGGAAGCCCCGCAGGAGACGGGCGCGGTGCTGGAACGGCACCTGGGGTTCCGGCGGGTGGGGGAGCAAGGCGGCCTGCACACCTACCGCACGGCGGCATCGCTGGGCCACACCGTGTACCTGCGGGACACCTCCGGCTTCTGGCCCTCGGCGGGAGGGGTCGGGACGCTGCACCACGTCGCCTTCCGCACGGCGAATGCCGAGAGCGAACAGGCCCTCCTGAACGCGGTGCGGGCGGAGGGTCTGGAGGTGCAGGGCGTGCGCGAACACGGCTACTTCCAGAGCATCTACTTCCGCGAACCGGGCGGCAGCCTGCTCGAGGTGGCAACCGACCGGCCCGGCTTCGCGCTGGACGAGGACGCCGCGCACCTCGGGGAGAGGCTGGTGCTGCCCCCCGAACTGGAAGCGCAGCGGCAGGACATCGAGGTGGCTCTGCCCCGAGTCGCCCTCCCCGGTGAGGCCCGCCTCCCGGCCCGTGACCTGGACTGGGTTCACCGCTTTCAACCCGGCACCAGTGGCCTGACCCTGCTGCTGCTGCACGGCACCGGCGGCAACGAGACTTCCCTGCTCGCGCTGGGACGGCAACTCGCCCCCGAGGCGAACCTGCTCAGCGTGCGGGGCCGCTCGCTGGAGGAAGGCGCGCCCCGCTTCTTCCGCCGCTTCAGCGCCACCCGCTATGACCAGGCGCACCTCGTGGAGGAGGCCGACGCGCTGGCACAGTTCGTGGAGGACGCGGCGGTTCTCTACGACCTCGATCCGGGGCAGGTGATCGCCCTGGGCTACTCGAACGGGGCAAATATCGCCCTGGCGACCCTGGCACGTCACCCATCCGTATTCGCCGGGGCGGTGCTGCTGCGCCCGGTGATGCCCTTCGAGGCCCCACCGCCAACCGACCTGGGCGGCCTCCCCGTGCTGGTCCTGCACGGCCAGCGTGACCCCTTCCTGCCCCTGGCGGAACCCGTGACCCCCTACCTACGCCGGGTGCACGGCGACGTTCAGGAAGAGCGGCTGGAGGCCGGGCACGAACTCACCGACCAGGACATCGCAGTGACCTCCGGGTGGCTGCGGGAACAGGCCCAGCGCCTCGCGGTACGATCCTGACCGGAGTGAAGGGGGGCCTTCATGCCCGGTGACTCTGCTGCTGGGGTTGGCCTGGGGCATGCGCCCCTCCCTCGTCCTTCCTGAGACACACAAGGAGATGCCATGAGTCAACCCTCCCCCTCCGACACTCCCCGCCTGGTGGTTTGCGCT is a genomic window of Deinococcus carri containing:
- a CDS encoding VOC family protein, which gives rise to MTNGIHHTTGITGDAQANVDFYADLLGLRLVKRTVSHNDPTTLHLFYGDAAGTPGTLLSFFAWPDTAQGRRGSGQATEIGLTVPLESLGDWVQHFLSRGVNFSGPTRDGDTSRLTLEDPDGLPIVLVGVPDARAGQTWEGSTVPTAMQVRGIHHVVFWTEAPQETGAVLERHLGFRRVGEQGGLHTYRTAASLGHTVYLRDTSGFWPSAGGVGTLHHVAFRTANAESEQALLNAVRAEGLEVQGVREHGYFQSIYFREPGGSLLEVATDRPGFALDEDAAHLGERLVLPPELEAQRQDIEVALPRVALPGEARLPARDLDWVHRFQPGTSGLTLLLLHGTGGNETSLLALGRQLAPEANLLSVRGRSLEEGAPRFFRRFSATRYDQAHLVEEADALAQFVEDAAVLYDLDPGQVIALGYSNGANIALATLARHPSVFAGAVLLRPVMPFEAPPPTDLGGLPVLVLHGQRDPFLPLAEPVTPYLRRVHGDVQEERLEAGHELTDQDIAVTSGWLREQAQRLAVRS